The Sphingobacteriales bacterium genome has a segment encoding these proteins:
- a CDS encoding thrombospondin type 3 repeat-containing protein: MPYTISATLNAARHNTSHEIGHNFTAQHDGSSGFIMSASFNIASPSTTWSSTSVSAINTKLAAVTCLTTCVSDTDGDGVADTNDNCPSLSNTNQTDSDNDGIGDVCDNCPSLSNTNQTDSDNDGIGNVCDNCPSLSNTNQTDSDNDGIGDVCDNCPSLSNTNQTDSDNDGIGDVCDNCPSLSNTNQTDSDNDGIGNVCDNCPSLSNTNQTDSDNDGIGDVCDNCPSLSNTNQTDSDNDGIGDVCDTGTCINDTTLTTTIASNDIVFIEAIGTISCNSKIHTGATLSLLSENLTFLTDGFWAQSGSDVLVGYQVCSSNKNTEMPELAATDIMFPSVYTNNKYLIFNELNTDELYELWIYDTMKRPLLYEKIIPYTTQQSILLPSIQSTQIIWIVLKNRQNVLKYYSILIP, translated from the coding sequence ATGCCCTATACCATATCGGCGACACTTAATGCTGCACGTCACAACACCTCGCACGAAATTGGACATAACTTTACCGCCCAACACGATGGAAGTTCAGGATTTATTATGTCAGCATCTTTTAATATTGCCTCGCCCTCCACTACCTGGTCTTCTACATCTGTATCTGCTATTAATACAAAACTCGCAGCTGTAACTTGCCTGACTACTTGTGTTTCAGACACAGATGGTGATGGTGTTGCAGATACCAACGACAACTGCCCCTCTTTATCCAATACCAACCAAACCGACAGTGATAATGACGGAATAGGTGATGTGTGCGATAACTGCCCCTCTTTATCTAATACCAACCAAACCGACAGTGATAATGACGGAATAGGCAATGTCTGCGACAACTGCCCCTCTTTATCTAATACCAACCAAACCGATAGCGATAATGACGGAATAGGTGATGTCTGCGACAACTGCCCCTCTTTATCCAATACCAACCAAACCGACAGCGATAATGACGGAATAGGTGATGTGTGTGATAACTGCCCCTCTTTATCCAATACCAACCAAACCGACAGCGATAATGACGGAATAGGCAATGTCTGCGATAACTGCCCCTCTTTATCCAATACCAACCAAACCGACAGTGATAATGACGGAATAGGTGATGTCTGCGATAACTGCCCCTCTTTATCCAATACCAACCAAACCGACAGTGATAATGACGGAATAGGTGATGTGTGCGACACAGGTACTTGTATAAACGACACAACCCTTACTACTACAATAGCTAGTAACGATATTGTATTTATTGAAGCAATAGGTACGATTTCTTGCAACAGTAAAATTCATACAGGAGCTACATTGAGCCTTCTGAGTGAGAATCTTACTTTTCTTACAGATGGTTTTTGGGCACAATCAGGGAGTGACGTATTAGTCGGTTATCAAGTCTGCAGCAGCAATAAAAATACAGAAATGCCGGAGCTTGCAGCTACGGATATTATGTTTCCAAGCGTATATACCAATAATAAATATTTAATTTTCAATGAGTTAAACACCGATGAACTGTATGAATTATGGATATATGACACCATGAAACGACCTTTACTATACGAAAAAATCATTCCCTATACAACACAGCAATCAATATTGCTTCCCTCAATTCAAAGTACTCAAATTATATGGATTGTATTAAAAAACAGACAAAACGTATTAAAATATTACTCTATTTTAATTCCTTGA